The DNA window AAACAATAACGCAATCCCCGTCTGGTCAAGCATCATAGGAATCGAGGCAATATTCGTTTCCGTTGAAATACCAAGTGCCTCTAGCACATCGGAACTGCCTGTTTTGCTAGAAACACTGCGATTGCCATGCTTGGCAACTGTCATACCGCATCCTGCTAACACAAAAGCCGTCAACGTACTAATGTTAAAACTGTAAGAACGGTCACCACCGGTTCCACAAACATCAACAAGTTGTCCTTCGACTGTTGGAAGCGCTACTGCTTTTTCACGCATCGCTTTGACTAGTCCTACTAACTCGTCTGCCGTCTCTCCTTTTTCATGTAAATCGGACAAAAATTTCTTGATTTGTTGTTCATTTATATCGCCGTTCAACATTGCTAATGATTTTTCGTACATTCCTTGTTCACTCAAATTCTCTACTCTGCTCATACTAATCTCTCCTCGTCTCGTTTTAAATACAAAAATCCCCGCAATCAGATTGTTATCTGATTGCGGGGACGGGTTAAAAACCGCGGTACCACCACGCATTAGCGCATTAAATTTCTGCGCTCACTTAAACAGGCTCTTCGCCTTTCCCTTTAACGCAGGGCTTACGTCTCCCTTACTCGCTTCCGCTTTCAGGCAAGCTCTCCTAAGTCCATTCGCGCAGATCACCTAATCAGCTCTCACCAGCCGCTGACTCTCTAAATAGATTTCCCTGCCTACTCGTCTCAATCCTCGATTTATACACTCTTCTATTCTCGTCTTCTCTAGGCTCTTCTCTCAAACAGACTTGCTTCCGTACAACAAGTTGTTCCCTATACTAAAAGGTTTTGTTTATTCTGTCAAGTAAAAGGAAAAGCGCAGGCAGCCATGTAGATTCGACGGGCATAAGATGCTCTGGCGAAGCGGCGTGTTTTCAGCCGCACAGCCAGAGTGACTTATGACCCTAGAATCTGGCTGCCGGAGTCTAGACACAGAAAAGCGCAGGCAGCCATGTAGATTCGACGGGCATAAGATGCTCTGGTGAAGCGGCGTGTTTTCAGCCGCACAGCCAGAGTGACTTATGACCCTAGAATCTGGCTGCCGGAGTCTGGACATAGAAAAGCGCAGGCGCCATGTAGATTCGACGGGCATAAGATGCTCTGGCGAAGCGGCGTGTTTTCAGCCGCACAGCCAGAGTGACTTATGACCCTAGAATCTGGCTGCCGGAGTCTAGACACAGAAAAGCGCAGGCGCCCGTGTAGATTCGACGGGCATAAGATGCTCTGGCGAAGCGGCGCTCTCTACTCAAAAAAAAGCGCAAGTGTCTATAGAACTCTAGACACTTACACCCGAAAATAAGACTTACTGATAATAGCCATCTAACTCTTTTCTTAAAGCAGCTTTAAGGAATTTACCAACCGACGTTTTTGGCACTTCTTTCAAAAATACCACGTCGTCTGGAACCCACCACTTGGCAAATTGGCTCTCCAAGTACGTCAGTAATTCCGCTTTCGTGGCGTCGTCTTCCGCATGACCTTCTTTTAACACGACACAAGCAAGTGGACGCTCCATCCATTTCTCATGTGGAATGGCGACAACCGCCGCTTCGAACACAGCTTCATGCGTCATCAATGCATTTTCCAGATCAACAGACGAAATCCATTCGCCACCGCTTTTAATTAAATCTTTCGTCCGGTCCATCAGTTTGATATAACCATCGGGCTCGATTACAGCAATATCTCCTGTATAAAGCCAACCCTCTTTAAACGCTTCTTCCGTACGCTCGTCTTTATAGTATTCATCAGCGATCCAGGCACCTTTAACGTTCAGCTCACCCATCGTTTCCCCATCCCACGGTGCTTCGCCGTTTTCATTGACGATTCGTACTTCGAGGCCCGGCATCGGTAAACCTGCCATTGAACGGCGTTCGATGCGCTCATCCATCGTCATATCGGTCATTGCAGAAGTAGTAATAGCCAAACTGACAAGCGGCGCAGTTTCCGTCATGCCATACCCTGTCACAAATGGCACATTGTATTTCTCTTCAAATGCGCGGATTAATCCTTTTGGTGATGCTGATCCCCCGCAAATAATCATCCGCAGTGTGTCGATATTGCGTGGATTTGCTTCTAATTCTTTCAACACACCCATCCAAATTGTCGGGACACCTGCAGTTAACGTAACTTTTTCTGATTCAATTAAATCTAACAACATGCCAGGAGCAAAACCGGGTCCCGGCAACACTTGTGTAGTCCCAAACAAAACTCCAGCAAATGGCAGCCCCCAAGCATTGGCATGAAACATTGGCACAATCGATAAGGCAATATCTTGTTCTGACAAGCCCATTGCATCTGACATGCCGAGCGCGTAACTATGGAGCAC is part of the Planococcus kocurii genome and encodes:
- a CDS encoding long-chain fatty acid--CoA ligase — translated: MMDSPLLLSSFVKRAERYFPEKLIISRTGENMIHRIPYKEFAVRSRKLAAALTGLGMKRGTKVGSFAWNHHRHLELYFGVPGAGAILHMINIRLSHEHIAYVINHAEDEILVVDHDLFPLIEKLAPMLKSVKHFIIMKDGVDLPETTLGNVYSYEQLLAAEDDSFEFPEDLDENTPAGMCYTSATTGNPKGVVYTHRGLVLHSYALGMSDAMGLSEQDIALSIVPMFHANAWGLPFAGVLFGTTQVLPGPGFAPGMLLDLIESEKVTLTAGVPTIWMGVLKELEANPRNIDTLRMIICGGSASPKGLIRAFEEKYNVPFVTGYGMTETAPLVSLAITTSAMTDMTMDERIERRSMAGLPMPGLEVRIVNENGEAPWDGETMGELNVKGAWIADEYYKDERTEEAFKEGWLYTGDIAVIEPDGYIKLMDRTKDLIKSGGEWISSVDLENALMTHEAVFEAAVVAIPHEKWMERPLACVVLKEGHAEDDATKAELLTYLESQFAKWWVPDDVVFLKEVPKTSVGKFLKAALRKELDGYYQ